In the Helicobacter sp. 'house sparrow 1' genome, TTCATTTGCCCCATCATACTCAATAAATCTTGCATACCTGATTTGTTTGAAAATCTTTTAGCCATTTTAGCAGCATTATCAAATTGCTTAATTATTCTATTGATATCGCTAACTTCAAGACCACAGCCTTGAGCAATCCTTTTTCTCCTACTGCCATTTAATAAATCAGGATTATCTCTTTCTTTTGGTGTCATAGAATTCACCATTGCTTTTATATTTTTAATTTCAGTAGAGTTGTCTAAATCTACATTTTTTAAAGCACTAGCCATATTGCCAAGCCCTGGGATCATTGATACAATCGAGCTGACAGAACCAAGTTTTTTGATATTTTCAATTTGGGCAATAAAATCTGTGAATCCAAATTGTCCTTTTTTGATTTTCTTTGTAAGGTTTTTTGCATCTTTTTGGCTTAAAACCCCTGCTGTTTTTTCTGCTAATGAAGCAATATCTCCCGCACCCATCAACCTTGATACTATACGATCTGGGATGAAGATTTCAAGGTCAGGTATTTTTTCACCCACACCAATAAATCTTAAGGGCAATCCAATTTGGTATGCGATTGATAAGGCAATTCCACCTTTTGAATCACTATCAAACTTGCTTAAGATTACACCATTAATATCAAGCTCTTTATTAAAAGTATCCGCACTTCTAATTCCATCTTGACCACTCAAAGAATCTGCCACATAAAAAATTTCATCAGGATTTACTTGTTGTTTAATTGACTTTAATTCTTCCATTA is a window encoding:
- the ffh gene encoding signal recognition particle protein; its protein translation is MFETLGETFRSIAGKIRFSDDERALKKALEELKKSLLKNDVHHKVTKEIIQQVENKTKALGIGKQNFLSSLEQSILSVLQSSKSYGFVFSNKPPTTILMTGLQGSGKTTTSAKLANYLKTKNKKVLLAACDLQRLAAVKQLEQLGTQIEVDVFSLESSSPIDVAKQAKQRAIEGAYDVLILDTAGRLAIDEALMEELKSIKQQVNPDEIFYVADSLSGQDGIRSADTFNKELDINGVILSKFDSDSKGGIALSIAYQIGLPLRFIGVGEKIPDLEIFIPDRIVSRLMGAGDIASLAEKTAGVLSQKDAKNLTKKIKKGQFGFTDFIAQIENIKKLGSVSSIVSMIPGLGNMASALKNVDLDNSTEIKNIKAMVNSMTPKERDNPDLLNGSRRKRIAQGCGLEVSDINRIIKQFDNAAKMAKRFSNKSGMQDLLSMMGQMKHLKK